The sequence TTCGACAGTGGCCTCTTCTTCCACCCGGAGGGGCTCCTGGGCAGCGCTGGCCGAAACCAACTTCACTTCCTTGGTACACCCGCTCAACATGAAAACGGCGCTCAAGAGCACGAGCAACGCACGCATAGTATGCCTCCAATTAATTATTGATAACCAAGACAATTCTTTCTATCACTGCCTGATCAAAACGCATTTCGTCAAGAACCCTAGCCCCGGGAAATGGTAGTTTCATGCCCAGCACCGTAATTTTAGAAAAGACAATCTACACCATCGATCAACTGGAAGAAATGCCGCTTCCCCAACTCGCTCTCGCCGGACGCTCCAATGTCGGAAAATCGTCCCTGCTGAACAAACTCACCGGCAGAAAAAACCTTGCGAAAATCAGTTCGACTCCCGGCAAGACCCGCAGCCTGAACTTTTACAGGGTCAGCCCGGAAGAATTCTATCTCGTGGACCTTCCGGGATACGGATATGCCCGTTGCTCCAAAACGGAACGCGAAAAATGGGCCACGCTCATAAACAGATACTTGAAAAACAACCCCCGCCTCTTTGGAGTGGTCGCCTTGCTTGACTCACGGCTCCCGCCCCAGGCCCTCGACATAGAACTGATCACATACATCAGGGCTCAAGGAATGGATGTATTCCCCGTGATGACCAAGGCCGATAAATGCAAACAACCTGTCCGAAGCGCAAATCAGGTCGCATGGCAACGACTTCTGGGTACGGAAAAACCACCTTTGCTCATCTCCAGCCACTCCGGCATGAATATCGACAAACTTTGGCAATTCTTCCTTGATAAATTTTCCGCAGTGCAGCCACACGAATAAGAATTTGTGCATAGGTGAATACGAAATTATTTCAGGATTGAACAGTTTTTTATCCCGTCCGGCATCAAAAAAACATCTCAGAGAGTCCTGCGCGCTTTTCGCCAAAAAAAATGACGCAGACGGACATGTTTTATTTTGCCCAACCCGGTTGACGCAATCCATTTTGAACATCTAAGCTAAGATCTGGTTCAATTTCGCGACCCGCGTCCACGGGGTTGATCGTTGCCAACCGGCAATCCTGCCGGAGCAACACGATAATTCCCGCGGAGTGATGCGACGTCGACAGAGTTCTTGATCACCAAAGCAGATGAACGCTCACAACGTCGTGGGCCGAAGCATTCCAAGCAAGCCACTGCGAGCATGGTATGAACGTACTCATTCTCATCCTGCTCCCACTCCTGGGAGCCGCGCTCCCGCCCCTGACCATACGCTTCGGACGCAACGTCTGCACCTGGTCGGCCATGGCCGTGACCGCATGCACCCTTGTGCTGACCATGACGCCCCTCATGCAGGCATTTCAAGGCAATCCCGCATCCATGCACCGATCATGGGTGGACGACGCCGGTCTTGCCCTGACCCTGCGCATGGACGGCCTGGCCGCCTTGTTCGCGCTTCTGGTGCTGGGCATCGGGCTTCTGGTGATCATCTATGCCCGCTACTACCTCTCGGAAAAAGACCCCATGGGCCGCCTCCACGGTCTGCTGCTTGTGTTCATGAGCTCCATGCTGGGCGTGGTACTGTCCGACAACCTGATTCTGATGCTCATCTTCTGGGAGATGACCTCGCTGTCCTCCTTTCTGCTCATCGGCTACTGGCAGCATCGCGCGGATGCCAGGCAGGGGGCGCGCATGGCCCTTATCGTCACCGGCAGCGGCGGCCTGGCCCTGCTGGCCGGATTCCTGCTGCTGGGACAGATGGCCGGGACATACCAGATCTCCCACATTCTGCCCCAGGGCGACCTGATCCGCGCCCATCCGCTCTATGTTCCGGCGCTTGTGCTCATTCTGATCGGCGCGTTCACCAAATCGGCGCAATTTCCCTTCCATTTCTGGCTACCGAGGGCCATGGCCGCGCCCACGCCCATCAGCGCCTACCTGCACTCGGCCACCATGGTCAAAGCGGGCGTGTTTCTGCTGGCCAGATTCTACCCGGTCCTGGCCGGCACGGACCTCTGGTTTTTCACCGTGGGCGGCGTCGGGCTGACCACCTTGCTCATGGGCGCCTACATCGCCATCTTCCAGCATGACTTGAAAGGGCTCCTGGCCTACTCGACCATCAGCCACCTCGGCCTCATCGTGCTCCTCTTCGGGCTGGACACGCCCCTGGCGGCCGTGGCCGCAGTATTTCACATCATCAATCACGCCACCTTCAAGGCCTCGCTGTTCATGGCCGCAGGCATCATCGACCACGAAACCGGAACCCGGGACATGCGTAGCCTGAATGGCCTGTGGAAATACATGCCCCACACCGCGGCCCTGGCCATGATCGCCTCGGCGGCCATGGCCGGAGTGCCGCTTTTGAACGGCTTTCTGTCGAAAGAGATGTTTTTCGCCGAAACCCTGCACGTAGGCCTGCTCGGCTCGGCGTGGCGGATTCTCCCGGCGGCCGCGACCCTGGCCGGAGTTTTTGCCGTGGCCTATTCGGCCCGGTTCATCCACGATGTTTTCTTCAACGGCGAGCCGCAGGGCCTGCCCAAATACCCACCCCACGAACCCCCGCGCTTCATGAAAGTGCCGGTGGAGATCCTGGCCGGGCTGTGCCTGCTGGTGGGCATCCTGCCGGGCCTGACCGTGGGGCCGCTGCTGCGCCTGGCCGCCACCAGCGTGACTGGCGAAACGTTGCCGCACTACAGTCTGGCCGTCTGGCATGGATTCAACACGCCGCTCTTCATGAGCCTTGTTGCCCTTGGCGGCGGATTTGCACTCTACGCGGCGCGGCGCAGGCTCTTTGCCCTGCACGAACGCCTGCCCTTTTCCCCCGATGCGGCCGCCCTCTTCCATGCTGCGGAAGACGCCCTGATCCGCACCGCGCGCGCCTTCCTGCGCGGCATGGACAACGGGTCCCTGCAGCGTTCGGCGGCCCTGCTCCTGGGCATGGCGAGCCTGGCCATGATTCTGCCGCTGCCGGGCGCGGCCATCACCGGACCGCTCCCCGTCACCCCCATCGACGGCCCGTCCCTCATGGGCGCGCTGCTGCTCATGGCCGCCGGGCTCTTGACCGTGCGCTGGCACGCCCAGCGCCTGTCCGCGATCATTGCCCTGAGCGTGGTCGGCCTGCTCGTGGCCCTGGTCTTCGTGCGTTTTTCCGCCCCGGACCTGGCCCTGACGCAGCTCAGCGTCGAGGTGGTGACGATCATGCTTTTGCTGCTGGCCCTTTTTTTCATCCCTCGGCGTCATCAGCCGCAGTCCCGGCCATCCGCACGGTTCCGGAATCTTCTCCTTTCCGTCGGCGCAGGAGGCGGATGTGGTCTGTTGGCCTGGGGCATGCTGACCCGTCCTCTTGACTCCATCTCCTCCTTTTTCATGGAGCAAAGCCTGCCCGGCGGAGGCGGGGCCAACGTGGTCAACGTCATTCTGGTCGATTTCCGCGGATTCGACACCCTCGGCGAGGTCACTGTCCTGGCCGTGGCCGCCATCGGCATCTTCGCCCTGCTCGACAACCTGCGCCTGCCGATTCCTTTGCTCGACCAGGACGGACGGCCCTGGGCCGCCGAACCCCATCCACTGATCCTGTCACAGATGACCCGCTTCCTGCTGCCCCTGGCCCTGCTGGTCTCGGCCTTCCTCTTCCTGCGCGGACACAATGCGCCCGGGGGAGGATTCATTGCGGGGCTGGTCACGGCCGTGGCCCTCATTCTGCAGTACATGGCCAACGGCACCGCCTGGACCCAGCGACAGTGGCGCCTGCCCTTCCATCCGCTCATCGCCGCCGGGGTGCTCATCGCCGCCGCGACCGGGGCTGCCAGTCTGCTGCTGAACCATCCCTTCCTGACATCCACATTCGGACACGTCAGCCTGCCGGTGATCGGCGAATTCGAACTGGCCAGCGCCATGGTTTTTGACCTGGGCGTTTTCCTGACCGTCGTCGGGGTGATCATGCTCATCCTGGCCAACCTGGGCAAACTGACCCGGCGTGGGACGCATCCCGGGAAGAATCGCTGATGGAAGCGCTCGCCGCCCTGGTCATCGCCGTGCTCGTCGGCTGCGGGACATATCTGGTGCTGCGCGCCCGGACCTTCTCCGTGGTCCTTGGACTCTCGCTCCTGTCCTATGCGGTCAACCTCTTTCTCTTCTTCAGCGGCCGCCTGATGACCGGCGCTCCGCCCCTGGCCACAAGCTCCGGGGTTACGGCCGACCCCCTGCCGCAGGCGCTGGTCCTGACCGCCATCGTCATCGGTTTCGGCATGACCGCCTTCGTGGTCATCCTGGCCTTGCGCGCCATTGGGGAACTGGGCAACGACCATGTCGACGGAAAGGACGACAACTCATGAGCCACTGGATTCTGATCCCCCTGCTCCTGCCGCTGAGCGCAGGCATGATAAATCTTCTGCTGGTCCGCAAAGGCG is a genomic window of Desulfomicrobium baculatum DSM 4028 containing:
- a CDS encoding monovalent cation/H+ antiporter subunit A → MNVLILILLPLLGAALPPLTIRFGRNVCTWSAMAVTACTLVLTMTPLMQAFQGNPASMHRSWVDDAGLALTLRMDGLAALFALLVLGIGLLVIIYARYYLSEKDPMGRLHGLLLVFMSSMLGVVLSDNLILMLIFWEMTSLSSFLLIGYWQHRADARQGARMALIVTGSGGLALLAGFLLLGQMAGTYQISHILPQGDLIRAHPLYVPALVLILIGAFTKSAQFPFHFWLPRAMAAPTPISAYLHSATMVKAGVFLLARFYPVLAGTDLWFFTVGGVGLTTLLMGAYIAIFQHDLKGLLAYSTISHLGLIVLLFGLDTPLAAVAAVFHIINHATFKASLFMAAGIIDHETGTRDMRSLNGLWKYMPHTAALAMIASAAMAGVPLLNGFLSKEMFFAETLHVGLLGSAWRILPAAATLAGVFAVAYSARFIHDVFFNGEPQGLPKYPPHEPPRFMKVPVEILAGLCLLVGILPGLTVGPLLRLAATSVTGETLPHYSLAVWHGFNTPLFMSLVALGGGFALYAARRRLFALHERLPFSPDAAALFHAAEDALIRTARAFLRGMDNGSLQRSAALLLGMASLAMILPLPGAAITGPLPVTPIDGPSLMGALLLMAAGLLTVRWHAQRLSAIIALSVVGLLVALVFVRFSAPDLALTQLSVEVVTIMLLLLALFFIPRRHQPQSRPSARFRNLLLSVGAGGGCGLLAWGMLTRPLDSISSFFMEQSLPGGGGANVVNVILVDFRGFDTLGEVTVLAVAAIGIFALLDNLRLPIPLLDQDGRPWAAEPHPLILSQMTRFLLPLALLVSAFLFLRGHNAPGGGFIAGLVTAVALILQYMANGTAWTQRQWRLPFHPLIAAGVLIAAATGAASLLLNHPFLTSTFGHVSLPVIGEFELASAMVFDLGVFLTVVGVIMLILANLGKLTRRGTHPGKNR
- a CDS encoding Na+/H+ antiporter subunit C, with amino-acid sequence MEALAALVIAVLVGCGTYLVLRARTFSVVLGLSLLSYAVNLFLFFSGRLMTGAPPLATSSGVTADPLPQALVLTAIVIGFGMTAFVVILALRAIGELGNDHVDGKDDNS
- the yihA gene encoding ribosome biogenesis GTP-binding protein YihA/YsxC translates to MPSTVILEKTIYTIDQLEEMPLPQLALAGRSNVGKSSLLNKLTGRKNLAKISSTPGKTRSLNFYRVSPEEFYLVDLPGYGYARCSKTEREKWATLINRYLKNNPRLFGVVALLDSRLPPQALDIELITYIRAQGMDVFPVMTKADKCKQPVRSANQVAWQRLLGTEKPPLLISSHSGMNIDKLWQFFLDKFSAVQPHE